A region from the Leguminivora glycinivorella isolate SPB_JAAS2020 chromosome 3, LegGlyc_1.1, whole genome shotgun sequence genome encodes:
- the LOC125224988 gene encoding max-like protein X, whose protein sequence is MYPRCGSSGSIQNMHQTPSSSNHNSDDDDDSGDNKASALSFKERRREAHTQAEQKRRDAIKKGYDSLQELVPTCQQTDASGYKPSKAAVLQKSIDYIQYLLQQRRRQEDERNALRKDVVALRIMQANYEQIVKAQHSVPGHNEQRLTDQDKFQVFQGIMDKLYESFESVPTNNFAEFSAGVFNWLEEYCKPQSLRTMVHGVLREQSYTP, encoded by the exons ATGTATCCTAGGTGCGGTAGTAGTGGTTCTATCCAGAACATGCACCAGACGCCGTCGTCGTCCAACCATAATTCAG ACGACGACGACGACAGCGGGGATAACAAAGCCTCCGCGCTCAGTTTTAAGGAGAGAAGAAGAGAGGCTCATACTCAG GCCGAGCAGAAGAGACGCGATGCCATAAAGAAGGGCTACGACTCCCTGCAAGAGCTGGTGCCCACGTGCCAGCAGACTGATGCTTCTGGCTACAAGCCGAGTAAAGCTGCA GTACTCCAAAAATCAATAGACTACATACAATACTTGCTGCAGCAGAGACGTCGACAAGAAGACGAACGTAACGCACTCCGGAAGGACGTAGTGGCACTGCGCATCATGCAAGCCAACTATGAGCAGATTGTGAAGGCACAGCACTCTGTGCCGGGGCACAATGAGCAGCGGCTGACTGATCAGGATAAGTTTCAAGTT TTTCAGGGTATAATGGACAAGCTGTACGAGTCATTCGAGTCAGTGCCGACGAATAACTTCGCAGAGTTCTCTGCTGGTGTGTTCAACTGGTTGGAAGAATATTGCAAGCCGCAGAGTTTGCGGACCATGGTGCACGGAGTGCTGAGAGAGCAAAGCTACACACCATAG